A genome region from Defluviimonas aquaemixtae includes the following:
- a CDS encoding cache domain-containing protein → MLWRRLRATPRLDYGQKLHLLATLPLIVAAAAIAMLVAHESRALSEREIAALEAQLIAAKKDELKNYISLARTAFGFIYGNALPDDEEAKTEVAQILAAMIYGQDGYFFVYDYDGNNLVAPRQTWLINRNWAGLGDANGTPVVDELIRIARQGGGYHSYVWKKPSTGQEAQMVSYVVGLQDWRWAVGTGVFLDDVLGPVAAARSETEAQIRRTFGWIAAIAFGAVLLVFASGMIITVRERRLADVKLKRLTQRIVDTQEEERGRVARELHDSISQMLVGVRYALELARRRLALGDERAGESLSAGIEHLNGAIGEVRRISRDLRPGVLDDLGLGPALQTLMEEFGHRTGMETEFETVVFRNRLDQEAKIALYRIAQEALTNVEKHSGATRVSLMVRGHKAGAMMRLEDNGCGLAHSRGDDGAEGGLGLRNMAERIEQLDGTLRILSSRSGTVIEAQIPLSHMLPPAGPVAKTKDSA, encoded by the coding sequence ATGCTTTGGCGCCGACTCCGGGCGACCCCGAGGCTCGACTACGGCCAGAAGCTCCACCTCCTGGCGACGCTGCCGTTGATTGTGGCCGCGGCCGCGATCGCGATGCTCGTCGCGCACGAGTCGCGCGCGCTGTCGGAACGCGAGATCGCGGCGCTCGAGGCGCAGCTCATCGCCGCCAAGAAGGACGAGCTGAAGAACTACATCAGCCTCGCGCGGACGGCCTTCGGCTTCATCTACGGTAACGCGCTGCCCGACGACGAGGAGGCCAAGACCGAGGTCGCCCAGATCCTCGCCGCGATGATCTACGGTCAGGACGGCTATTTTTTCGTCTATGATTACGACGGCAACAACCTCGTCGCGCCGCGCCAGACCTGGCTCATCAACCGAAACTGGGCCGGGCTTGGCGACGCCAATGGTACGCCGGTCGTCGACGAGCTGATCCGGATCGCGCGGCAGGGCGGCGGCTATCATTCCTATGTCTGGAAGAAGCCCTCTACCGGACAAGAGGCGCAGATGGTGTCCTACGTCGTAGGGCTTCAGGATTGGCGATGGGCGGTGGGTACGGGCGTCTTCCTCGACGACGTTTTGGGGCCCGTTGCCGCGGCCCGGTCCGAGACGGAGGCGCAGATCCGCCGGACCTTCGGCTGGATCGCGGCGATCGCATTCGGCGCGGTGCTTCTCGTCTTCGCTTCGGGCATGATCATCACGGTGCGCGAACGCAGATTGGCCGACGTGAAGCTCAAACGATTGACGCAGCGCATCGTCGACACGCAGGAGGAGGAACGCGGCCGGGTCGCGCGCGAACTGCACGATTCCATCAGCCAGATGCTCGTCGGCGTGCGCTACGCGCTCGAACTCGCGCGGCGGCGTCTCGCGCTCGGCGATGAGCGCGCGGGCGAAAGCCTGTCGGCGGGGATCGAACACCTGAACGGCGCGATCGGCGAAGTGCGACGGATCAGCCGCGACCTGCGCCCGGGCGTGCTGGACGATCTCGGCCTTGGCCCCGCGCTCCAGACGCTTATGGAGGAGTTCGGGCACAGGACAGGCATGGAGACCGAGTTCGAAACCGTGGTCTTCCGCAACCGGCTGGACCAAGAAGCCAAGATTGCGCTTTACCGCATCGCACAGGAAGCACTGACGAACGTCGAAAAGCATTCCGGCGCGACGAGGGTCAGCCTGATGGTTCGGGGCCACAAAGCCGGCGCGATGATGCGGCTCGAGGACAACGGCTGCGGCCTTGCCCATTCGCGCGGCGACGACGGCGCCGAGGGCGGTCTGGGCCTGAGGAACATGGCCGAGCGAATCGAGCAGCTTGACGGTACGCTGCGCATCCTGTCATCGCGCTCGGGAACGGTCATCGAGGCTCAGATACCCCTATCCCACATGCTGCCGCCCGCTGGACCGGTCGCCAAAACGAAGGACAGTGCATGA
- a CDS encoding response regulator transcription factor → MTNPTRVLVVDDHPMVAEGLRSILETYDDIEVVGTLGNGQEAIDEAERLAPDVILLDLNMPQLNGLSATEILLERNPDLRILILSMHDSPEYISTALRHGASGYVLKDVPVEEIKNAIGRVMAGERYLCTGATASLQPGTADGREPLTDREQTILLELAQGKSNKDVAAELDISVRTVETHRKNIKRKLGIATTAGLTRYALEHGVLQGTGEGL, encoded by the coding sequence ATGACAAACCCGACCCGCGTTCTTGTCGTCGACGACCACCCCATGGTCGCCGAGGGTCTTCGGTCGATCCTCGAGACCTACGACGACATCGAGGTCGTGGGCACGCTCGGAAATGGCCAGGAGGCGATCGACGAGGCCGAACGGCTTGCGCCCGACGTGATCCTCCTCGACCTCAACATGCCGCAGCTGAACGGATTGTCGGCGACCGAGATCCTGCTGGAGCGCAATCCGGATCTCAGGATCCTCATCCTGTCGATGCATGACAGCCCCGAATATATCTCGACCGCGCTCCGTCACGGCGCGTCGGGGTATGTTCTGAAGGACGTGCCGGTCGAAGAGATCAAGAATGCGATTGGCCGTGTAATGGCTGGCGAGCGGTATCTCTGCACCGGCGCCACGGCGAGCCTTCAGCCGGGCACGGCCGACGGACGCGAACCGCTAACCGATCGCGAGCAGACGATCCTACTCGAACTCGCGCAGGGAAAGTCGAACAAGGATGTCGCGGCCGAACTCGACATCTCCGTGCGCACGGTCGAGACGCATCGCAAGAACATCAAGCGCAAGCTCGGCATCGCGACTACGGCGGGGCTGACCCGATACGCGCTCGAACACGGCGTCCTGCAGGGCACCGGAGAGGGCCTTTAA
- a CDS encoding carnitinyl-CoA dehydratase, protein MELRSEGPIKTRTENGILEVTLDRPKANAIDLATSRIMGLVFRDFRDDDSLRVAILRAEGEKFFCPGWDLKAAAGGDPVDGDYGVGGFGGIQELPGLNKPVICAVNGICCGGGLEVALSCDIILASDNATFALPEIRSGTVADAATIKLPKRIPYHVAMDLLLTGRWFDAEEALRWGLLREVTTPGDLLSKTWELARLLESGPPLVYAAIKEVVRAAEDMRFQDTLNRITKRQFATVDRLYGSDDLHEGQRAFAEKRDPVWRGR, encoded by the coding sequence ATGGAGTTGCGCAGCGAAGGACCGATAAAGACGCGGACCGAGAACGGGATTCTCGAGGTCACGCTCGACCGGCCCAAGGCCAATGCCATCGATCTTGCGACGAGCCGCATCATGGGGCTCGTCTTCCGGGATTTCCGCGACGACGACAGCCTGCGCGTCGCGATTCTGCGCGCCGAGGGGGAGAAGTTCTTCTGTCCCGGCTGGGACCTGAAAGCGGCGGCTGGCGGTGATCCCGTCGACGGCGACTACGGTGTCGGAGGCTTCGGCGGGATTCAGGAGTTGCCGGGGCTCAACAAGCCTGTCATCTGCGCCGTGAACGGCATCTGCTGCGGCGGCGGGCTGGAGGTCGCGCTGTCCTGCGATATCATTCTCGCCTCGGACAATGCCACCTTCGCGCTGCCAGAGATCCGGTCGGGCACTGTCGCTGATGCGGCGACGATCAAACTGCCCAAGCGCATTCCCTACCACGTCGCGATGGATCTTCTGCTCACGGGCCGCTGGTTCGACGCGGAGGAGGCGCTGCGCTGGGGCCTTCTGCGCGAGGTCACGACGCCGGGCGATCTTCTGTCCAAGACGTGGGAACTCGCGCGCCTGCTCGAGAGCGGCCCGCCCCTCGTCTACGCCGCGATCAAGGAGGTCGTGCGCGCGGCCGAGGACATGCGGTTCCAGGATACGCTCAACCGGATCACGAAGCGCCAGTTCGCGACGGTCGACCGGCTCTACGGATCCGACGACTTGCACGAGGGGCAGCGCGCCTTTGCCGAGAAACGCGATCCCGTCTGGCGCGGACGCTAG
- a CDS encoding acetate--CoA ligase family protein, whose protein sequence is MSRDLSRLLRPRSIAVMGSVWAANVIAQCRKMGYEGAVWPVHPSKGDIGGIKAYPSLAALPGAPDATFVGVNRHATVEVVRELAAMKAGGAICFASGWREAGEADLQGELVARAGDMPILGPNCYGVINYLDGALLWPDQHGGQRVERGVALLSQSSNIVINLTMQARGLPLAYVACLGNAAQIGLAELAGALLADDRVTAIGMYVEGIDDAPAFADLAEGARAAGKGIVCLKSGKTEAARGAAASHTAALAGAGVASSAFLRQAGVAEVATLSELLETLKIFHVHGPSIGSRLCSLSCSGGEAGLVSDLAEPFGLDFPPPSETQRQRLGDILGPIVSIANPLDYHTFIWGDRPRTEAVFAAMLEGYDAGIFVIDPPRPDRCDPSSFQPALDAIAGAARATGKPAFPVASLPENFDEDRAVSLIAEGVVPLMGLRTALGALRAAQTAPGRAGWRPAAAISSRPTRLLDEAEGKALLGDAEVPVPRSVTAPTMEALRPLAGELSPPLALKGLGFAHKSEAGAVRLGLQSLDEQADIPGAAGYLAEEMVADAVAEVLVGLRRDPVYGLSLTVGLGGVTTELLDDTVTLIFPVTADEVLADMRRLRLWPLLDGYRGRPRADVAAVAKIAVRLGQTMLERPELEEIEINPLIVLETGAVAVDALIREAE, encoded by the coding sequence ATGAGCCGCGACCTCTCCCGTCTTCTTCGGCCCCGGTCCATCGCGGTTATGGGCTCCGTCTGGGCCGCGAACGTGATCGCGCAGTGCCGAAAGATGGGCTACGAAGGGGCCGTCTGGCCCGTCCACCCGTCCAAGGGCGACATTGGCGGGATCAAGGCCTATCCGTCGCTCGCCGCTCTGCCCGGGGCGCCTGACGCGACATTTGTCGGTGTAAACCGGCACGCAACGGTCGAAGTGGTGCGCGAACTGGCCGCGATGAAGGCGGGGGGCGCGATCTGCTTCGCATCCGGCTGGCGCGAGGCGGGTGAGGCAGACCTCCAGGGCGAACTTGTTGCCAGAGCAGGCGATATGCCGATCCTCGGGCCCAACTGCTACGGCGTCATAAACTATCTCGACGGCGCGCTTCTCTGGCCGGATCAGCATGGCGGGCAGCGGGTTGAGCGCGGGGTCGCGCTCCTCTCGCAATCCTCCAATATCGTCATCAATCTGACGATGCAGGCGCGGGGACTGCCGTTGGCCTACGTCGCCTGCCTCGGAAACGCCGCGCAGATCGGGCTTGCGGAGCTTGCCGGCGCGCTTCTCGCCGATGACCGGGTGACCGCAATCGGCATGTATGTCGAGGGAATCGACGACGCGCCCGCCTTCGCCGACCTGGCCGAAGGCGCGCGCGCGGCGGGCAAGGGGATCGTCTGCCTGAAGTCGGGCAAGACGGAGGCAGCGCGGGGCGCCGCCGCGTCGCACACCGCCGCGCTGGCGGGCGCGGGCGTCGCGTCTTCCGCCTTCCTGCGCCAGGCGGGCGTTGCCGAGGTTGCCACGCTCTCCGAGCTTCTTGAGACGCTTAAGATCTTTCATGTCCACGGTCCAAGTATCGGGTCGCGGCTGTGTTCACTGTCGTGTTCCGGCGGGGAGGCGGGCCTGGTTTCGGATCTCGCCGAGCCGTTCGGGCTCGACTTCCCGCCGCCCTCGGAAACGCAACGGCAGCGTCTTGGCGACATACTCGGCCCGATCGTATCGATCGCGAACCCGCTCGACTATCACACCTTCATTTGGGGCGACCGGCCGCGGACAGAGGCGGTCTTCGCCGCGATGCTGGAGGGGTACGATGCTGGCATCTTCGTGATCGACCCGCCACGGCCCGACCGCTGCGATCCCTCGTCGTTCCAGCCCGCTCTTGATGCGATCGCAGGAGCGGCGCGTGCGACCGGAAAGCCCGCGTTCCCCGTCGCGTCCTTGCCGGAGAATTTCGACGAGGACCGGGCGGTGTCATTGATCGCGGAGGGTGTCGTGCCGCTCATGGGGCTCAGGACCGCTCTCGGCGCGCTTCGGGCGGCTCAGACCGCGCCTGGCCGGGCCGGCTGGCGCCCGGCAGCCGCCATCTCATCACGGCCTACTCGCCTGCTGGACGAGGCCGAGGGCAAGGCGCTTCTGGGCGACGCGGAGGTGCCGGTCCCGCGTTCCGTGACCGCGCCGACGATGGAAGCGCTACGTCCGCTTGCGGGCGAACTCTCGCCGCCCCTGGCTCTCAAGGGCCTCGGCTTCGCGCACAAGAGCGAGGCGGGCGCCGTCCGGCTCGGCCTGCAGTCGCTCGATGAACAGGCGGACATTCCGGGCGCGGCGGGATACCTCGCGGAGGAAATGGTGGCCGACGCCGTCGCGGAGGTTCTTGTGGGTCTGCGGCGCGATCCGGTCTACGGTCTGTCGCTGACCGTCGGTCTGGGCGGCGTGACCACCGAGTTGCTGGACGATACCGTGACGCTCATCTTTCCCGTGACGGCGGATGAGGTGCTGGCCGACATGCGGCGGCTGCGGCTCTGGCCGCTGCTCGACGGCTATCGTGGCCGGCCGCGCGCCGATGTAGCGGCGGTGGCGAAGATCGCGGTACGGCTGGGCCAGACCATGCTCGAGCGGCCGGAGCTTGAAGAAATCGAGATCAATCCGCTCATCGTCCTTGAGACCGGCGCGGTGGCGGTGGATGCACTCATACGGGAGGCGGAGTGA
- a CDS encoding acyl-CoA dehydrogenase family protein, protein MDFGLTEEQKMIVETTRTFVENELYPHEAEVERSGHLRMDLIKELQAKAIKAGLYAANMPEEVGGAGLDTQTWLLYEKELGKANYALHWTCVARPSNILLAGTDEQKERYLYPCIRGEKWGCLAMTEPGAGSDLRGMKASARADGDDFVLKGTKHFISHADIADFAIVFMATGEEDTPRGPKKLITAFFVDKGTPGFTVRQGYRNVSHRGYTNAVLEFDDCRIPKSQILGELHKGFEVANAWLGATRLQVAATCLGRAERALGHALTYAAEREQFGQKIGKYQGISFKLADMAMELKAAELLTREAAWKFDQGTVTEADMSMAKLKATEVLAFIADEAIQIHGGMGLMDDLPLERIWRDARVERIWEGTSEIQRHIISRELLRPLGA, encoded by the coding sequence ATGGATTTCGGACTGACCGAAGAACAGAAGATGATCGTCGAGACGACGCGCACCTTTGTCGAGAATGAACTTTACCCGCACGAAGCCGAAGTTGAACGCTCCGGCCACCTGCGAATGGATCTGATAAAGGAACTGCAGGCCAAGGCGATAAAGGCCGGACTTTATGCTGCGAACATGCCCGAGGAGGTCGGCGGGGCGGGCCTCGATACGCAGACCTGGCTCCTCTACGAAAAGGAACTCGGCAAGGCCAACTACGCGCTCCACTGGACCTGCGTCGCGCGGCCCTCGAATATCCTTCTGGCTGGCACGGACGAACAGAAGGAGCGCTATCTATATCCCTGTATCCGCGGCGAAAAATGGGGTTGCCTCGCGATGACGGAGCCCGGCGCCGGTTCCGATCTGCGGGGCATGAAAGCCTCGGCACGGGCTGACGGGGACGACTTCGTCCTAAAGGGCACCAAGCACTTCATCTCGCACGCCGACATTGCCGACTTCGCGATCGTCTTCATGGCGACGGGCGAGGAGGACACGCCGCGCGGGCCGAAGAAACTCATCACCGCCTTCTTCGTCGACAAAGGCACGCCCGGCTTCACGGTGCGCCAAGGCTACCGCAACGTCTCGCATCGCGGCTACACCAACGCGGTCCTCGAGTTTGATGACTGCCGCATCCCCAAGAGCCAGATACTGGGCGAGCTTCACAAGGGCTTCGAGGTCGCCAACGCCTGGCTCGGCGCGACGCGGCTTCAGGTCGCCGCCACCTGCCTCGGCCGTGCCGAACGCGCGCTCGGCCACGCGCTCACTTACGCGGCGGAGCGCGAGCAGTTCGGCCAGAAGATCGGCAAGTACCAGGGAATCTCCTTCAAGCTTGCGGACATGGCGATGGAACTTAAAGCCGCCGAGCTGCTGACGCGCGAGGCCGCCTGGAAGTTCGACCAGGGCACGGTGACCGAAGCCGACATGTCGATGGCGAAGCTCAAGGCGACCGAGGTCCTGGCCTTCATCGCCGACGAGGCGATCCAGATCCACGGGGGAATGGGGCTGATGGACGACCTGCCGCTCGAACGGATCTGGCGCGACGCCCGCGTCGAGCGCATCTGGGAGGGGACGAGCGAAATCCAGCGCCACATCATCAGCCGCGAGCTTCTGCGGCCACTCGGCGCGTGA
- a CDS encoding SDR family oxidoreductase, which yields MSRVVITAGAAGIGRAMADAFAATGAEVWVTDIDAAALSTVPDGIRAAKVDVSNEDEMRGFFNELRKEWGGLDVLCANAGTKGPTALIEDVRLADWRACTGATLDGAFLSAKFAAPMMKAQKSGAMIFTSSTAGIFGYPNRAPYAAAKWAVIGLMKTAAMELGPFGIRANAILPGAVEGPRMEAVLEAEAAAKGMTRDQVYQGYAAGTSMRTFVEARDVAEMAVFLASDAARYVSGQAIAVDGHTENPDPKV from the coding sequence GTGAGCCGCGTCGTCATCACCGCCGGCGCCGCCGGCATCGGCCGGGCAATGGCCGATGCCTTCGCCGCGACCGGCGCAGAGGTCTGGGTGACCGATATCGACGCGGCAGCGCTCTCCACCGTCCCGGATGGCATTCGCGCCGCCAAGGTCGACGTGTCAAATGAAGACGAAATGCGCGGTTTCTTCAATGAACTCAGGAAAGAGTGGGGCGGACTTGATGTGCTTTGCGCGAATGCTGGCACCAAGGGGCCGACCGCATTGATCGAGGATGTCAGGCTCGCCGACTGGCGTGCCTGCACCGGCGCCACGCTCGATGGCGCCTTCCTGTCCGCTAAGTTCGCCGCGCCGATGATGAAGGCCCAGAAATCCGGCGCGATGATCTTCACCTCATCCACAGCCGGGATCTTCGGCTACCCCAACCGCGCGCCCTATGCGGCGGCGAAGTGGGCGGTTATCGGTCTGATGAAGACCGCAGCGATGGAGCTTGGCCCCTTCGGCATCCGCGCCAATGCGATCCTGCCGGGCGCTGTCGAGGGGCCGCGCATGGAGGCGGTGCTCGAAGCCGAGGCGGCCGCCAAGGGGATGACCCGCGACCAGGTCTATCAGGGATATGCCGCCGGCACCTCGATGCGAACCTTCGTCGAGGCGCGCGACGTTGCCGAGATGGCGGTGTTCCTCGCTTCCGATGCCGCCCGCTATGTTTCGGGCCAGGCCATCGCTGTCGATGGCCATACCGAAAACCCTGACCCGAAAGTGTAG
- a CDS encoding carnitine 3-dehydrogenase, translating to MARKAAIIGGGVIGGGWAARFLLNGWDVSVFDPDPEAERKIAEVLANARASLPALSDIPMPAEGSLSFAKDIAKAVEGAEYVQESVSERLDLKHRVFAEIQKASRGVPIGSSTSGFKPSELQEGAADPSSIFVAHPFNPVYLLPLVEIVPSSKSGEQCIGNAKEVLREIGMFPLHIRKEIDAHIADRFLEAVWREALWLVKDGIATTEEIDEAIRMGFGLRWGQMGLFETYRVAGGEAGMKHFMAQFGPALKWPWTKLTDVPDFTEELVDLIAGQSDAQSGNYTIRELERIRDSNLIGFLRALKERNWGAGRVLREHDERRRVAFHDEGRTGEGAPLVMAQMQVLPGWIDYNGHMTESRYLFATSETSDAFLRLIGADLDYVAGGHSYYTAETHIMHLGEARLGDRLTGTLQVLYADEKRMHVFIRILRGEEAVASVEQILLHVDMKAGKTCPAAPEVLGRLLPVAEAHKSLPRPDAAGRHVGQRK from the coding sequence ATGGCGCGCAAGGCGGCAATCATCGGCGGAGGAGTGATCGGCGGCGGCTGGGCCGCGCGGTTTCTCCTGAACGGCTGGGACGTTTCGGTCTTCGATCCCGACCCGGAGGCCGAGCGCAAGATCGCCGAAGTCCTCGCCAACGCCCGCGCGAGCCTGCCGGCGCTGTCGGACATTCCGATGCCCGCGGAAGGCAGCCTGAGCTTCGCAAAAGACATAGCGAAAGCCGTGGAAGGCGCTGAATACGTTCAGGAATCCGTTTCCGAACGCCTCGATCTGAAGCACCGCGTCTTTGCTGAGATCCAGAAGGCGTCACGCGGTGTCCCCATCGGATCCTCGACGTCCGGATTCAAGCCGTCCGAGTTGCAGGAAGGCGCCGCCGATCCGTCGTCCATCTTCGTCGCCCATCCGTTTAATCCGGTCTACCTCCTGCCGCTCGTCGAAATCGTACCTAGCTCAAAGAGCGGCGAACAATGCATTGGAAACGCAAAGGAAGTTCTGCGCGAAATTGGGATGTTCCCGCTCCACATCCGCAAGGAGATCGACGCCCATATCGCCGACCGCTTCCTCGAAGCCGTCTGGCGCGAGGCGCTCTGGCTCGTGAAAGACGGCATCGCCACGACCGAGGAGATCGACGAGGCCATCCGCATGGGCTTTGGCCTCCGCTGGGGCCAGATGGGCCTCTTCGAGACCTACCGCGTCGCGGGCGGAGAGGCTGGCATGAAGCACTTCATGGCGCAGTTCGGCCCGGCCCTGAAATGGCCTTGGACAAAACTCACCGATGTCCCTGATTTCACGGAAGAATTGGTTGACCTGATCGCCGGCCAGTCCGATGCGCAATCCGGGAACTACACTATCCGCGAGCTCGAACGCATCCGCGATTCCAACCTCATCGGCTTCCTGCGGGCGCTCAAGGAGCGGAACTGGGGGGCGGGCCGCGTCCTGCGCGAACATGACGAACGCCGCCGCGTCGCCTTCCACGACGAGGGGCGGACCGGCGAGGGCGCGCCGCTGGTGATGGCGCAAATGCAGGTGCTGCCCGGTTGGATCGACTATAACGGTCACATGACGGAAAGCCGATATCTCTTCGCGACATCAGAAACATCCGACGCGTTCCTGAGGCTGATCGGCGCGGATCTGGACTATGTTGCGGGCGGCCACAGCTACTACACCGCCGAGACCCATATCATGCATCTCGGCGAGGCGCGGCTCGGCGACCGGCTGACCGGCACCCTGCAGGTTCTTTACGCCGACGAGAAGCGCATGCATGTTTTCATCCGCATCCTGCGGGGTGAGGAGGCCGTGGCGAGTGTCGAGCAGATCCTGCTCCATGTGGACATGAAGGCCGGCAAGACCTGCCCCGCCGCGCCCGAGGTGCTTGGCCGTCTCCTGCCGGTCGCCGAGGCTCACAAATCCCTGCCGCGACCCGACGCCGCGGGCCGCCATGTCGGGCAGCGCAAGTGA